A region of Solanum dulcamara chromosome 7, daSolDulc1.2, whole genome shotgun sequence DNA encodes the following proteins:
- the LOC129895623 gene encoding probable calcium-binding protein CML46: MENIFSISAISPSLLGKKIADDLNQFFFIILRCTILSILSTFQDLYSCFFFTLRALVLFFVTLRKALTRGDHDNNPPDVKNSSNTLKNCGHDENRDIFEVVIMDKLISLCNSNGNKIEDKTELAEVSSLFEEVEPSFEEIKEAFDVFDENGDGYIDASELMKLIWRMGFSEFSMKDCKKMIIAFDENRDGRIDFHEFLKLMEQSFRDPEKS, from the coding sequence ATGGAGAACATTTTTTCAATATCAGCAATTAGTCCTTCATTATTGGGCAAGAAAATAGCTGATGAtctcaatcaatttttttttatcatattaaggTGTACCATTCTCAGCATCCTAAGCACATTTCAAGatttatattcttgttttttttttactctcCGAGCACTAGTTCTATTCTTCGTCACTCTCCGAAAGGCGTTGACTCGAGGTGATCATGATAATAATCCTCCTGATGTTAAGAATTCATCAAACACCTTGAAAAATTGTGGACATGATGAAAATCGCGATATTTTTGAGGTAGTAATTATggataaactaattagtttatgcAATTCAAATGGGAATAAAATTGAGGATAAAACAGAGTTGGCTGAGGTTTCGAGTTTATTTGAGGAAGTAGAACCTAGTTTTGAAGAAATTAAGGAAGCTTTCGATGTGTTTGATGAAAATGGAGATGGATATATTGATGCAAGTGAGTTAATGAAATTAATTTGGAGAATGGGTTTCTCCGAATTTTCGATGAAGGATTGTAAGAAGATGATTATAGCCTTTGATGAAAACAGAGATGGAAGaattgattttcatgaatttttgaaGCTCATGGAACAGAGCT